In the Leptospira sp. WS4.C2 genome, one interval contains:
- a CDS encoding chromosome condensation regulator, with protein MNQKRYITRKSLIAFVLFSLVSFCKAEETDRSALALLGFSLHLSTISGTLTDGSGNPIPSATLELATSASLRSSTSTRSLATTTETGSWQLTLGTGSYEIQVKDTNSRLLGTFKISSSENLEPSIEDISHLTETIFLVSLTNQRDVGSKFEILSPKDGSIVRTYDLALNVKTSDSFTCHILQNKIEKENFTVGKGEVTSAYSMKPVLGANKIQIHCTNASGISAKKTILTYFGNRIAAGGSHSGYVVNGNLYTWGRNNYGQLGSGTSTGDLTNPTITKLSTISNIVSIGFNQNNSLAITEDGSVWTWGANSSGQLGMGNTGDVQAAASDPGPRNPPRKVPGITGAVMGSYGYDHAIILKSDGTVLTFGLNSVGQLGNGTGGAGTYSANPVTVIGLPTDIIQVIAGSEHSAALTKSGDVYVWGRDQYGNLGDGVLGSASEINSTPKKVSSLSGIVHIANGRDHFLALKNDGTVYAWGLAASGQLGIGGSGSPTPVPTPTLVSGLYHVASVWANGTQSFAILSDGTVKGWGANSSGNLGTGLTTPAKLYTPGDIVVGVKDIQYFGCGALHNFAILKSGSLYGWGWNFKGSIGRSDLQETWAATTPIFLTIPN; from the coding sequence ATGAACCAAAAAAGATATATCACCAGAAAATCACTAATCGCATTCGTCTTGTTTTCTCTGGTCAGTTTCTGCAAAGCAGAGGAGACGGATCGGTCGGCCTTAGCTTTGCTCGGGTTTTCGCTCCACTTGTCTACGATATCTGGAACACTCACTGACGGGTCTGGGAATCCTATCCCCAGTGCTACGTTAGAATTAGCAACCTCTGCCAGCCTTCGAAGTTCTACTTCCACCCGGTCTTTAGCCACAACTACCGAAACTGGTTCTTGGCAACTCACACTTGGGACCGGCAGTTATGAAATTCAAGTGAAAGATACGAATTCAAGATTACTGGGAACTTTTAAAATATCCTCCTCGGAAAATTTAGAACCTTCTATTGAAGATATTTCTCACCTAACGGAAACCATATTCCTTGTTTCACTGACCAATCAAAGGGATGTTGGGTCGAAATTTGAAATACTTTCTCCTAAAGATGGAAGTATTGTTCGAACTTATGATTTGGCTTTAAATGTAAAGACTTCAGATTCATTCACTTGCCATATTCTGCAAAACAAAATTGAAAAAGAAAATTTTACTGTCGGTAAAGGAGAAGTGACTTCTGCCTACTCCATGAAACCAGTGCTTGGTGCAAATAAAATTCAAATTCATTGTACAAATGCTTCTGGAATCTCTGCGAAAAAAACAATCCTTACTTATTTTGGAAATCGGATTGCGGCAGGGGGATCTCATTCTGGTTATGTGGTAAATGGAAATTTATATACTTGGGGAAGGAATAATTATGGTCAGTTGGGTTCTGGGACCTCTACCGGCGACCTCACAAATCCCACCATTACAAAGTTATCAACTATATCCAATATTGTTTCCATTGGGTTTAACCAAAACAATTCCCTTGCAATTACTGAGGATGGAAGTGTTTGGACATGGGGTGCCAATAGCAGTGGACAATTAGGAATGGGTAATACGGGCGATGTCCAAGCAGCAGCCTCTGATCCCGGCCCAAGAAATCCACCTCGTAAAGTTCCAGGTATTACTGGTGCTGTGATGGGGAGCTATGGATATGATCATGCAATCATTTTAAAATCAGATGGAACTGTCCTGACATTTGGATTGAATTCTGTCGGGCAACTCGGAAATGGAACAGGAGGAGCCGGAACTTATTCAGCAAATCCGGTGACTGTGATTGGCCTTCCTACGGATATCATCCAAGTGATTGCTGGTTCGGAACACTCAGCCGCCTTAACGAAGTCAGGTGATGTGTATGTTTGGGGTCGAGACCAATATGGAAATTTAGGTGATGGAGTTTTAGGATCGGCTTCAGAAATCAACTCCACTCCTAAAAAAGTAAGTTCCTTATCAGGGATTGTCCATATTGCTAATGGAAGAGATCATTTCTTGGCACTCAAAAATGATGGCACAGTTTATGCTTGGGGTCTTGCTGCAAGTGGGCAATTGGGAATCGGAGGAAGTGGATCCCCCACCCCGGTGCCAACGCCAACATTAGTAAGTGGCCTTTATCATGTAGCTTCCGTTTGGGCTAATGGAACTCAAAGTTTTGCTATCCTAAGTGATGGAACAGTAAAAGGTTGGGGGGCAAATTCCAGCGGAAATTTAGGGACTGGTCTTACAACACCAGCTAAACTGTATACGCCTGGTGATATTGTTGTTGGTGTCAAAGATATCCAATACTTCGGATGTGGGGCTCTACATAATTTTGCGATCCTAAAATCTGGATCTTTGTATGGATGGGGTTGGAACTTTAAGGGTTCGATCGGTCGTTCCGATTTGCAGGAAACTTGGGCTGCCACCACTCCAATCTTTCTAACCATTCCAAATTAG
- a CDS encoding imelysin family protein, translating to MTQNRTLRFVLSLGLVLNYCTPETDNTETNMLAALALAANAPSQTAFLETYSQIAFQNYSDAYTDVVALRQKVSTFTAKASPTLSELNEVKSYWRRARRSYLQTEIFRFSQGPIDNRTLTGGVELEPLMNAWPLDEGYIDTVVLTGTITKQGLIDANEGDCSGGTCPDGDTAKNISVGWHAIEYLLWGADAANNFTPGNTITQTNFTTANGSGNAAAKRSAYLLYATEILEAHLLQLKNLWDPSSSNSFVSKFKSSSSSFENILRGIARFSGGEWGGERMTGVFGGEQEEEHSCFSDNTKADFYYDAKGLENIYNGTYAGSQSINGYGLKNLLGNESNYIKERIATAELFCLNEFTEDVSLNQTCNSSIISSRFDRMIATVNVSGSATENADYNIFRYQIQPAVQEIAKALQRSAASYGVSIGDDGLVLE from the coding sequence ATGACACAGAACCGAACTCTAAGGTTCGTACTTTCACTTGGCCTCGTGCTGAATTATTGTACTCCCGAAACAGACAACACAGAAACAAATATGCTCGCGGCTTTAGCGTTAGCTGCTAACGCACCTAGCCAAACAGCATTTTTAGAAACCTATTCCCAAATCGCTTTTCAAAATTATAGTGATGCTTACACAGACGTAGTCGCACTTAGACAAAAGGTTTCTACCTTCACTGCCAAAGCATCCCCGACCCTTTCTGAATTAAATGAAGTGAAGTCCTATTGGAGACGGGCAAGACGAAGTTATTTACAAACAGAAATCTTTCGGTTTAGCCAAGGCCCCATCGACAACCGAACACTAACCGGTGGTGTGGAATTAGAGCCTCTCATGAATGCCTGGCCACTCGATGAAGGATATATTGATACTGTTGTCCTAACAGGAACTATCACAAAACAAGGATTAATTGATGCAAACGAAGGAGACTGCTCTGGTGGAACTTGCCCTGATGGAGATACTGCTAAAAACATTTCTGTAGGTTGGCATGCCATCGAATACCTCTTATGGGGTGCTGATGCAGCCAATAACTTTACACCAGGAAATACGATTACTCAAACAAATTTTACTACGGCAAATGGAAGTGGAAATGCTGCTGCGAAACGCTCTGCTTATCTTTTGTATGCAACTGAAATTCTGGAGGCACATCTTTTACAATTAAAGAATCTTTGGGATCCTTCATCGTCCAATTCCTTTGTTTCCAAATTCAAATCCAGTTCCTCATCGTTTGAAAATATTCTTCGTGGGATTGCTAGATTTTCCGGTGGAGAATGGGGTGGAGAACGAATGACTGGAGTGTTTGGTGGCGAACAAGAAGAAGAACATTCTTGTTTTTCTGATAATACAAAAGCCGATTTTTATTACGATGCGAAAGGATTAGAGAACATCTATAATGGAACATATGCAGGCTCGCAATCGATCAACGGTTATGGACTAAAAAACTTATTAGGAAATGAATCCAATTATATCAAAGAACGAATTGCTACAGCTGAACTATTCTGCCTGAATGAGTTTACCGAAGATGTTTCGTTAAACCAAACTTGTAACAGCTCTATTATATCGAGTCGTTTCGATCGAATGATTGCAACTGTCAACGTATCAGGTTCGGCTACAGAGAATGCTGACTATAATATCTTCCGATACCAAATTCAACCCGCAGTACAGGAAATAGCGAAAGCACTACAAAGATCTGCAGCAAGTTACGGTGTCTCCATTGGAGATGACGGTTTGGTTCTCGAATAA